In Vitis vinifera cultivar Pinot Noir 40024 chromosome 17, ASM3070453v1, one genomic interval encodes:
- the LOC104882291 gene encoding uncharacterized protein LOC104882291 yields the protein MEFQHGNNTVSDLRIQPANTKERDDLSSPSKNFSFVSSSSSKSDSSEDHSEPDADKTSTTDITGTHKLDKDTGLASEHDERDVPNTSNMRQEQSNHMLSGSTSLPPVSSNSPELSLDNGSTTQSPPVQTMEQTVSYRIPSSAFARNKSTTPMEWSVASNESLFSIHGNMSFTRDQSFLLGRSGELGIPEEPTMTGLSFRYSNGQIPAVDEKSAKLEEGSGVTEAAAGTKKEVLKENAEDNSKEKLSLPDGPLNDSRLSHQSDESRSSVQSFAFPILTSEGGRSGSLKVSVAEEQTQQQQQPQSQLQPQTSAATPEAAQTSWFSCFSCCSSKS from the exons ATGGAATTTCAACATGGCAACAATACTGTTAGTGATTTGAGGATACAACCTGCAAACACCAAAGAGAGAGATGATCTTTCTAGCCCAAGCAAAAATTTTAGCTTCgtgtcttcatcttcttcaaaatCTGACTCATCTGAAGACCACTCTGAACCCGATGCAGATAAAACCAGTACCACAGACATTACAGGGACCCATAAGCTTGACAAGGACACTGGATTAGCTTCAGAACATGATGAAAGAGATGTTCCCAACACCTCAAATATGAGACAGGAACAATCTAATCATATGTTGTCAGGATCCACATCACTTCCACCAGTTTCTAGCAATAGCCCTGAATTGAGCTTGGATAATGGTTCAACAACACAGTCTCCTCCAGTCCAGACTATGGAGCAAACTGTTTCATATAGGATTCCATCTTCTgcatttgctagaaataaatcTACTACTCCAATGGAATGGAGTGTGGCTTCCAATGAATCATTGTTTAGCATTCATGGGAATATGAGTTTCACCAGAGACCAAAGTTTCTTGTTGGGTAGATCTGGAGAGCTGGGAATACCTGAAGAACCTACTATGACGGGTCTGTCGTTCAGATACTCAAATGGCCAAATTCCAGCTGTTGATGAAAAAAGTGCTAAGTTGGAGGAGGGTTCTGGTGTAACTGAAGCAGCTGCTGGAACCAAGAAGGAGgttttaaaggaaaatgcagAAGATAATAGCAAGGAAAAATTGTCTTTACCTGACGGACCACTTAATGATTCCAGGCTTTCTCACCAGTCAGATGAGAGTCGATCCAGTGTTCAATCTTTTGCATTTCCAAT ATTGACAAGTGAGGGAGGAAGAAGTGGTTCACTAAAGGTGTCTGTGGCTGAGGAGCAGACCCAGCAACAGCAACAACCACAAAGCCAGTTGCAGCCACAGACCTCTGCAGCAACCCCAGAAGCAGCTCAGACTAGCTGGTTTTCTTGCTTCTCCTGTTGTTCATCAAAATCTTGA
- the LOC100255412 gene encoding replication protein A 70 kDa DNA-binding subunit B yields MAKSITPNGISTILSNPSPDSSTELPEIIVQVIDLTPIGNRYKFTANDGKMKLKAMFPSSFSSEINSGNIQNLGLIQVIDYTLNDIPSKQEKYLIVTKCEAVSPALEVEFKTEVKSEETGILLRPKQVVEIQREVKTEGTGIFLKPKQEIVAKSAAQIVNEQHGNMAPAARMAMTRRVHPLVSLNPYQGNWTIKVRLTNKGTMRTYKNARGEGCVFNVELTDEDGTQIQATMFNEAARKFYEKFQLGKVYYISKGALKVANKQFKTVQNDYEMTLNENSEVEEASNEETFIPEAKFKFVEIEELGPYVNGKELVDVIGVVQSVSPTMSIRRKSNNDIVPKRDITIADKTKKTVVVSLWNDHATNVGQELLDNADKFPIVAIKSLKVGDFQGVSLSTLSKSIVLVNPDTPESKKLRSWYDSEGKGASMASIGSDISPSSKGGVKSMYYDRVSLSHVTSNPSLGEDKPSFFSIRAYISFIKPDQTMWYRACKTCNKKVTDAIGSGYWCEGCQKNDDECSLRYIMVVKVSDASGEAWLSLFNEQAERMFGCSADELDKLKSQEGEENLFQQKLKEAIWVPHLFRISVAQHEYMNEKRQRITARAVVPVDFAAESRLLLEEISKMKTSQ; encoded by the exons atGGCGAAATCCATTACCCCAAATGGCATTTCCACTATTCTCTCAAACCCATCTCCGGATTCTTCCACAGAACTCCCAGAAATCATCGTTCAAGTCATAGATCTCACGCCAATCGGAAACAGATATAA ATTTACAGCAAATGACGGAAAGATGAAGCTCAAAGCAATGTTTCCATCCAGTTTTTCATCTGAGATAAACTCTGGAAATATTCAAAACCTTGGTCTCATTCAAGTTATTGATTACACCCTCAATGACATTCCGAGCAAGCAAGAGAA ATATTTGATTGTGACAAAATGTGAGGCTGTCTCTCCTGCACTTGAAGTGGAATTCAAGACTGAGGTGAAAAGTGAAGAAACTGGAATCCTGTTAAGGCCAAAACAAGTAGTTGAGATTCAGAGGGAGGTGAAAACGGAAGGAACTGGCATATTTTTGAAGCCAAAGCAAGAAATAGTTGCTAAATCAGCTGCTCAGATAGTAAATGAACAGCATGGAAA TATGGCTCCTGCTGCACGAATGGCCATGACAAGAAGGGTTCATCCTCTTGTTTCCTTGAATCCTTACCAAGGCAACTGGACGATAAAAGTCCGGCTTACAAACAAAGGAACCATGCGTACTTATAAGAATGCTAGAGGAGAAGGTTGTGTCTTCAATGTAGAGTTAACAGATGAGGAT GGTACACAAATCCAAGCAACAATGTTTAACGAAGCTGCAAGGAAGTTCTATGAAAAGTTCCAACTGGGGAAGGTCTATTACATATCAAAAGGAGCTCTAAAAGTAGCCAACAAGCAGTTTAAAACTGTACAAAATGATTATGAAATGACCCTGAATGAAAATTCAGAGGTTGAGGAGGCCAGTAATGAAGAAACTTTTATCCCTGAagcaaaattcaaatttgttgAGATTGAAGAGTTGGGTCCTTATGTCAATGGGAAGGAGCTTGTAG ATGTTATTGGAGTTGTTCAAAGTGTCTCTCCTACAATGAGCATACGAAGGAAGAGTAACAATGACATTGTTCCTAAGCGTGATATAACTATTGCGGACAAGAC GAAGAAGACTGTTGTGGTCTCTTTGTGGAATGATCATGCTACTAATGTAGGGCAGGAATTGTTGGATAATGCTGATAAATTTCCAATTGTTGCAATTAAATCTCTTAAAGTTGGAGACTTCCAAG GTGTATCACTATCAACATTGAGTAAGAGTATTGTACTGGTAAATCCAGATACACCTGAATCAAAAAAGTTGAGATCCTG GTATGATTCTGAAGGTAAAGGAGCTTCAATGGCTTCTATTGGGTCTGATATCAGTCCTTCATCTAAGGGTGGAGTCAAGTCCATGTACTATGACAGGGTTTCCCTTTCTCATGTAACCAGCAACCCATCTTTGGGTGAAGACAAG CCTTCCTTTTTTAGCATCAGGGCATACATAAGCTTCATCAAGCCTGATCAAACAATGTGGTACCGGGCTTGTAAGACATGCAACAAGAAAGTCACAGATGCTATTGGATCTGGGTATTGGTGTGAAGGATGCCAAAAGAATGATGATGAGTGCAGTTTAAG GTACATAATGGTAGTGAAAGTTTCAGATGCTAGTGGTGAAGCTTGGCTTTCTCTGTTCAATGAACAAGCAGAGAGAATGTTTGGGTGCTCTGCTGATGAGCTTGATAAGCTGAAATCACAG GAGGGAGAAGAGAACCTATTCCAACAGAAATTGAAGGAAGCTATTTGGGTCCCTCATCTTTTCCGGATTAGTGTTGCACAGCATGAGTACATGAATGAGAAAAGGCAGAGGATAACAGCCAGGGCTGTTGTTCCAGTTGATTTTGCAGCTGAATCCAGATTATTGTTGGAGGAGATATCAAAGATGAAGACTTCACAATAG